In Paenarthrobacter sp. GOM3, a single window of DNA contains:
- a CDS encoding flavin reductase family protein, translating to MATPEHITIEPNVLYVGTPVMLLCTQNADGSNNISPASSYWALEKMLVLGLLADGHAIANLQERPELTVNFPGPELWRHVESIADTTGADPVPEAKSSRYAHERDKFGRAGLTSRASDLVSPPRIRECALQFEAKVHRATQGVGDYFMVEAEVVRVHASPGIVVPGTNHIDPQAWEPTIYSFRHYFGLGAQHGFRPTSDTASHVQLPQPA from the coding sequence ATGGCCACACCTGAACACATCACCATCGAGCCCAATGTCCTCTACGTCGGTACCCCTGTCATGCTGCTGTGCACGCAGAACGCCGACGGATCAAACAACATTTCACCGGCCTCCTCGTACTGGGCGCTGGAAAAGATGCTTGTCCTTGGGCTGCTCGCCGACGGCCACGCCATCGCGAACCTCCAGGAAAGGCCGGAACTGACAGTAAACTTCCCGGGGCCTGAACTGTGGCGGCACGTCGAATCCATCGCCGACACCACAGGGGCAGACCCCGTACCTGAGGCAAAATCTTCACGCTATGCCCACGAGAGGGACAAGTTCGGGCGAGCGGGACTGACCAGCCGGGCATCCGATCTGGTCTCTCCCCCGCGCATCCGAGAATGTGCCCTTCAATTCGAAGCCAAGGTTCACCGGGCCACCCAAGGTGTGGGTGACTACTTCATGGTCGAGGCCGAAGTAGTTCGCGTCCATGCCAGCCCGGGAATCGTCGTTCCGGGAACCAACCACATTGATCCGCAGGCGTGGGAACCCACCATTTACAGTTTCCGCCACTACTTCGGACTCGGCGCTCAGCATGGTTTCCGGCCCACGAGTGACACTGCCTCCCACGTCCAGCTCCCCCAACCCGCCTGA
- a CDS encoding trans-sulfuration enzyme family protein, protein MKRNPDKHNRDSVHDYTWAVHGGNNIDKGTGALRTPLIMANSYLLPEDPSDMDWSSVDDGLVYNRTSGANSVALETKLAAMEGAEAAAAFATGVAALHGIFFSLLKVGDHVVVSNVTYEAVYRLFGELLPEKYGIEVTFVDVADLEAVQAAVRPNTKLIHAETIANPTTKVANVAALSRIAKDAGVLFSIDATFTPAPFYRALDDGADLVVHSLTKYINGHGDAMGGVVAGRRELIQHIKHEAVVEVGGVISPFNAWMIMRGSVTLPLRLKQHFSSAEKVAAVLESDPRVAYVLYPGLASHPQHETAAKQFGGRGYGGVLAFAVDGDSDTQNRFVNNLQVITSAVSLGHDESLIVHVGPDARGGSENYPESFHKYGHMRLSIGLEDAEDLVDDILNALDKTFPGK, encoded by the coding sequence ATGAAGCGAAACCCAGATAAGCACAACCGTGACTCCGTCCATGACTACACCTGGGCGGTCCATGGTGGAAACAACATCGACAAGGGCACCGGAGCCCTCCGCACCCCCCTGATCATGGCCAACTCCTACCTGCTGCCCGAGGACCCTTCCGACATGGACTGGTCGAGTGTGGATGACGGATTGGTTTACAACAGGACTTCCGGTGCGAACTCGGTGGCGCTCGAAACCAAGCTGGCAGCCATGGAGGGCGCCGAAGCCGCCGCTGCCTTCGCCACAGGCGTGGCGGCACTGCACGGAATCTTCTTCAGCCTCCTCAAAGTCGGCGATCATGTCGTGGTTTCCAACGTCACCTACGAGGCCGTCTACCGCCTGTTCGGTGAGCTCCTCCCCGAGAAATACGGCATCGAAGTCACCTTCGTCGACGTGGCCGACCTTGAAGCTGTCCAGGCCGCGGTGCGCCCCAACACGAAGCTCATCCACGCTGAAACCATCGCCAATCCGACCACCAAGGTCGCCAACGTTGCGGCCTTGTCCCGCATTGCCAAGGATGCAGGCGTCCTGTTCAGCATCGATGCCACCTTCACGCCGGCCCCGTTCTATCGGGCCCTCGATGACGGGGCCGATCTGGTCGTCCACTCGCTGACCAAGTACATCAACGGCCATGGCGACGCCATGGGCGGGGTGGTCGCCGGACGCCGGGAGCTCATCCAGCACATCAAGCACGAAGCCGTCGTCGAGGTAGGCGGTGTGATCTCCCCGTTCAACGCCTGGATGATCATGCGCGGCTCCGTCACACTGCCGTTGCGACTCAAGCAGCACTTCTCCAGCGCCGAGAAAGTAGCTGCAGTGCTGGAATCAGACCCACGGGTCGCCTACGTCCTCTACCCGGGCCTGGCATCCCATCCGCAGCACGAAACCGCCGCCAAGCAGTTCGGCGGCCGTGGTTACGGCGGTGTACTTGCCTTCGCCGTGGACGGTGACTCCGACACCCAGAACCGTTTCGTCAACAACCTGCAGGTCATTACTTCTGCAGTGTCCCTTGGCCATGATGAATCCCTGATCGTCCATGTTGGCCCGGACGCACGCGGAGGCTCGGAAAACTACCCGGAGTCGTTCCACAAGTACGGCCACATGCGTCTGTCGATCGGTCTCGAGGATGCCGAAGATCTTGTGGATGACATCCTCAACGCACTGGACAAGACGTTCCCCGGGAAGTAG
- a CDS encoding Lrp/AsnC family transcriptional regulator, which translates to MNAPELDPMDVKILGILQDEGRLPSTTIALRTGLTEGQCAERIFRLELDGHIGGYTIIRNYPDPATRPISALIRIVQASGRTGHDLQRSMESVPEITTAELVDNDHTFLLRLQVPDLDRLEKITTFFKVQSAVLALDVSTTQPLFCHRLTPQTIGS; encoded by the coding sequence GTGAACGCACCTGAGCTGGACCCGATGGACGTGAAGATCCTGGGGATTCTCCAGGACGAGGGCAGGCTTCCGAGCACAACGATCGCTCTACGTACCGGCCTGACCGAAGGCCAGTGCGCCGAACGAATCTTCAGACTCGAACTGGACGGGCACATCGGCGGGTACACGATTATCCGCAACTATCCCGATCCAGCCACGAGACCCATATCCGCTCTCATCAGAATCGTGCAGGCGTCCGGACGCACCGGGCACGACCTGCAACGCAGCATGGAATCCGTCCCGGAAATCACCACAGCCGAACTCGTGGACAACGACCACACATTTCTCCTGAGACTCCAGGTCCCTGACCTTGACCGGCTTGAGAAGATCACCACCTTTTTTAAGGTTCAGTCGGCGGTCCTGGCCCTCGACGTGTCAACAACCCAACCCCTTTTCTGTCATCGCCTGACGCCTCAAACCATTGGCAGCTGA
- a CDS encoding B3/B4 domain-containing protein, which produces MHNTHSLQELLNEAHVAPDVFELRPDYRALLIAVDGLVQEPSDEAGNTLLEQAEAAARAALSKHKVEHLPHVAAWREAYQSFGAKPNRTRNSLEALVRRADAGLPRVNRLTDLYNAISVLHQIPLGGEDLASYRGAPRLIRATGQEPFDTMASGEPIIEYPDAGEVVWCDEDGVTCRRWNWRQGRRTQLRDDTTSALFILDALEPMTTEALLAAGKDLTGHLLLLGPEVVTAQQLVQSDGHKPGQ; this is translated from the coding sequence ATGCATAACACCCATTCTCTTCAGGAGCTCCTCAACGAAGCACACGTCGCGCCCGACGTATTCGAGCTTCGACCCGACTACCGGGCTCTGCTGATCGCTGTCGACGGACTCGTCCAGGAACCCAGCGATGAAGCCGGCAACACCTTACTGGAACAGGCTGAAGCTGCTGCCCGGGCCGCACTGAGCAAGCACAAAGTCGAACACCTCCCGCACGTTGCTGCGTGGCGGGAGGCGTACCAGTCGTTCGGAGCCAAGCCCAACCGCACCCGCAACAGCCTCGAAGCCCTGGTCCGCCGCGCGGATGCAGGCCTTCCCCGGGTCAACAGGCTCACCGACCTCTACAACGCCATCTCAGTGCTGCACCAGATTCCGCTCGGCGGCGAGGACCTCGCCAGCTACCGCGGAGCACCCCGGCTGATCCGTGCGACGGGCCAAGAACCCTTCGACACAATGGCCAGCGGGGAACCAATCATCGAGTACCCGGACGCAGGTGAAGTTGTCTGGTGCGACGAGGACGGCGTGACGTGCCGCCGCTGGAACTGGCGCCAAGGCCGCCGCACGCAACTGCGTGACGACACGACCTCGGCGTTGTTCATTCTCGATGCCCTCGAACCGATGACCACCGAAGCTCTGCTTGCCGCCGGTAAGGACCTCACAGGGCACCTGCTCCTCCTGGGCCCGGAGGTCGTCACCGCTCAGCAACTGGTTCAGTCCGACGGCCACAAGCCCGGACAGTAA
- a CDS encoding helix-turn-helix domain-containing protein produces MDENIATLASAIGVRVKQERQARRWTLDQLAEAAGVSRRMLVNVEQATMNPSVGTLLRISNALGVGLPDLVQSPEPKAVKVTRKGEGAVLWSSETGGRGVLVAGTEPPEVVELWDWTLGPGDQHSSEAHTPGTKELLQVQEGTVTVVAGDATVILEVGDSVTFPGDVAHSYTNDSAEAARFSLAVFERGVGSGHRETGNA; encoded by the coding sequence ATGGATGAAAACATCGCAACCCTGGCCTCGGCCATCGGGGTACGGGTCAAGCAGGAGCGTCAGGCACGCCGCTGGACCCTGGACCAACTCGCCGAAGCCGCCGGTGTCAGCCGTCGCATGCTTGTCAACGTGGAACAGGCGACGATGAACCCCAGCGTCGGCACGCTGTTGCGGATCAGCAACGCCCTCGGAGTAGGGCTCCCGGACCTGGTCCAGTCCCCCGAACCAAAGGCCGTAAAAGTGACCCGCAAGGGCGAAGGTGCCGTGTTGTGGAGCAGCGAAACAGGTGGACGCGGCGTTCTCGTCGCCGGAACCGAACCGCCGGAAGTTGTTGAACTGTGGGATTGGACGCTCGGCCCCGGTGACCAGCACTCCAGCGAGGCGCATACTCCCGGTACGAAAGAGCTATTGCAGGTTCAAGAAGGAACGGTCACGGTTGTCGCGGGAGACGCGACGGTCATTCTGGAAGTTGGCGACTCGGTCACCTTCCCTGGCGACGTAGCCCATTCGTACACGAACGACAGCGCCGAGGCCGCACGGTTCTCCCTCGCCGTATTTGAGCGCGGCGTCGGGTCAGGGCATCGGGAGACCGGCAATGCATAA
- a CDS encoding Rid family detoxifying hydrolase, translated as MSVNRVIEAPNAPAPVGSYSQAKQIGRFLQVSGQIPIDPQTGGILQGSVTEQVSQVLAQIDAILAHGGAGWSDVLISRVYLSTDQDFDEFDAAYGRHVPEPYPARVTVGAELAPGVLVEIEVLAVLPDTA; from the coding sequence ATGTCCGTAAACCGCGTCATCGAAGCACCCAACGCCCCGGCACCAGTCGGCTCCTACAGCCAGGCCAAACAAATCGGCCGCTTCCTCCAGGTCTCCGGTCAGATCCCCATTGACCCTCAAACCGGCGGCATTCTCCAAGGCAGCGTCACCGAGCAGGTGTCACAGGTTCTGGCCCAGATTGACGCGATCCTTGCCCACGGCGGCGCCGGCTGGTCCGACGTGCTGATCAGCCGTGTCTACCTCTCCACCGATCAGGACTTTGACGAGTTCGACGCCGCCTACGGCCGGCATGTACCCGAACCGTACCCGGCCCGGGTGACCGTTGGAGCCGAATTGGCTCCGGGCGTTCTCGTGGAGATCGAAGTCCTGGCCGTACTCCCGGACACCGCATAA
- a CDS encoding amino acid permease has protein sequence MSSLRHVLFRRTTPGTQQSTEQPALTRSMGTFQLSMLGIGATVGTGIFIVFSQAVPVAGPAVIWSFVIAAVVAGLTALCYAEMASAIPASGSSYSYAYATLGEFPALAVGACLLLEYGVSGAAVAVGWSEYLNQALENLFGVRIPEALSSAPEAGGVVNLPAIALVAMCTLLLVRGVRESAKANAAMVMIKLAVLVMFIVVGVTGWNQDHFSNFAPMGIAGITGAAGIIFFSYIGLDAVSTAGNEAKNPSRTMPLAIIITLGVVTALYIAVAVVAIGAQETQAFEGQEAGLAAILQTVTNASWPGTVLALAAIVSIFSVTLVVLYGQTRIFFAMSTDGLVPPVFSRVNARTRTPIAGTFITGSAVAVLAGLLPISFLAEMTSIGTLVAFIVVALAVIIRRAQNPNQPAPFKVPLYPVVPILSIIGCLWIIKDLRPVTLIAFIAWLLLATAFYITYSIRHSRLRQAPAKEPLPVP, from the coding sequence ATGTCTTCACTTCGCCACGTTCTCTTTCGCAGAACGACACCAGGAACGCAGCAATCCACGGAGCAGCCAGCACTGACCCGCAGCATGGGCACTTTCCAGCTGTCCATGCTCGGCATCGGGGCCACCGTGGGAACCGGTATCTTCATCGTCTTCTCCCAAGCTGTTCCCGTCGCCGGCCCGGCTGTGATTTGGTCCTTCGTGATTGCCGCGGTCGTGGCTGGACTCACTGCCCTCTGCTACGCGGAGATGGCCAGCGCCATCCCCGCCTCCGGCTCGTCCTATTCCTACGCCTACGCGACACTGGGCGAATTCCCGGCCCTCGCCGTGGGCGCCTGCCTCCTGCTGGAGTACGGCGTCTCGGGGGCAGCTGTCGCCGTGGGTTGGTCCGAGTACCTGAACCAGGCCCTGGAGAACCTGTTCGGGGTCCGCATCCCCGAGGCATTGTCCAGTGCACCCGAAGCCGGCGGTGTTGTGAACCTGCCCGCCATCGCCCTGGTTGCCATGTGCACGCTGCTGCTGGTGCGCGGAGTGAGGGAATCCGCGAAAGCCAACGCAGCCATGGTGATGATCAAACTCGCCGTGCTGGTGATGTTCATTGTCGTTGGGGTGACGGGGTGGAACCAAGACCACTTCTCCAACTTCGCCCCGATGGGCATAGCTGGCATTACCGGTGCTGCCGGCATCATCTTTTTCTCCTACATCGGACTGGACGCGGTCTCCACCGCAGGAAACGAAGCCAAAAACCCGTCCCGCACCATGCCGCTGGCCATCATCATCACCCTCGGAGTCGTCACGGCTCTGTACATCGCTGTCGCTGTGGTGGCCATCGGAGCCCAGGAAACGCAGGCCTTCGAAGGACAGGAAGCCGGATTGGCGGCGATCCTGCAGACCGTTACCAACGCCAGCTGGCCCGGCACCGTGCTGGCCCTTGCCGCCATCGTCTCCATTTTCAGCGTGACCCTGGTTGTGCTGTACGGCCAGACCCGCATCTTTTTCGCAATGAGCACCGACGGGCTCGTGCCCCCAGTGTTCTCCCGCGTCAACGCACGCACCCGGACACCCATTGCCGGCACGTTCATCACCGGTTCCGCTGTCGCCGTGCTCGCAGGATTGCTGCCCATCAGCTTCCTTGCCGAAATGACCAGCATCGGCACACTGGTCGCGTTCATCGTGGTGGCCCTGGCCGTGATCATCCGACGCGCCCAGAACCCGAACCAGCCCGCCCCGTTCAAAGTCCCGCTGTACCCGGTCGTGCCGATCCTTTCCATCATCGGGTGCCTCTGGATCATCAAGGACCTTCGTCCGGTCACCCTGATCGCGTTCATCGCATGGCTCCTGCTGGCCACCGCGTTCTACATCACCTACTCCATCCGCCACTCCCGGCTTCGTCAGGCGCCGGCGAAAGAACCACTCCCCGTTCCGTAA
- a CDS encoding LysR family transcriptional regulator encodes MDPYQLSVLRELGDHGSVAATARALGVSPSAVSQSLGALQRKFKAPLTQKRGRSVELTDAGQALAVAAIAVSEAITRAEATVDEFVGGIDRTVHISAFHSAAMTFFPDLAALENTEGFPVVECVDEDVDRFSFPALTASYDIVIGHRMSHTPPWPRDRLAVLSLLREPMDVAMHSSHDLAMKKTLKPSDLVGTTWISTHTGFSPADMLDAVAAAAGHPMRVVHRINDFSTAAAMVSEGGHLALLPRHTVRIPASQDVVLRPLQGLETVRHVDMLIRPERVVHRAVAVVIDALREIAQSHVQSPSVRSPSAEESP; translated from the coding sequence ATGGATCCGTATCAACTCAGCGTCTTGCGTGAACTCGGTGATCATGGCAGTGTGGCCGCTACAGCCCGCGCCCTCGGGGTCAGTCCTTCCGCTGTATCGCAGTCCCTTGGGGCCCTTCAGCGCAAATTCAAGGCCCCGTTGACCCAGAAGCGGGGACGCTCCGTGGAGCTCACCGACGCCGGTCAGGCTCTTGCGGTCGCGGCCATCGCCGTCTCGGAAGCGATCACCCGGGCGGAAGCAACCGTTGATGAGTTCGTTGGGGGCATCGACAGGACGGTGCATATCAGCGCCTTCCACAGTGCCGCGATGACGTTCTTTCCTGATCTGGCGGCGTTGGAAAATACGGAAGGATTCCCGGTGGTTGAATGCGTCGATGAGGACGTTGACAGGTTCTCGTTCCCGGCCCTGACGGCCAGCTATGACATCGTCATTGGCCATAGGATGAGTCACACACCTCCCTGGCCCCGGGACAGGCTTGCAGTGTTGTCGCTGTTGCGCGAACCCATGGACGTGGCCATGCACTCCTCCCACGATCTGGCCATGAAGAAGACCCTCAAGCCCTCAGACCTCGTGGGGACCACGTGGATTTCGACGCACACAGGGTTTTCGCCCGCTGACATGCTCGACGCCGTCGCCGCCGCGGCGGGGCATCCGATGCGGGTGGTGCACCGCATCAATGATTTCAGCACTGCCGCGGCCATGGTCTCCGAAGGCGGACATCTGGCATTACTGCCCCGGCACACGGTCCGGATCCCGGCGTCCCAGGACGTCGTTCTGCGACCTCTCCAGGGTCTGGAGACAGTTCGCCATGTGGACATGCTGATCCGGCCCGAAAGGGTCGTCCACAGAGCAGTCGCAGTCGTCATCGATGCCCTGCGCGAAATCGCCCAGTCACATGTTCAATCCCCCTCAGTCAGGAGCCCCAGTGCCGAAGAGTCCCCGTGA
- a CDS encoding Lrp/AsnC family transcriptional regulator gives MPKSPRDEIDAQILAELRRNARISLAQLGEKVLLSRNAVRQRIERLERDGYISGYTIKESAGDGIPTVNAVLLIQRHDRMRGSDVIAGLRAIPEIATCDVVSGELDLIVRVEAPDAARIQEIWRQVSEFPGVRDITTALSLSTVIDRQVPR, from the coding sequence GTGCCGAAGAGTCCCCGTGATGAGATAGATGCGCAGATTCTTGCCGAGCTTCGGCGCAATGCCCGCATCAGCCTGGCCCAGCTGGGGGAGAAGGTGCTGCTGTCCCGTAACGCGGTCCGGCAGCGAATTGAGCGGTTGGAACGGGACGGCTACATCAGCGGCTACACCATCAAGGAATCAGCAGGAGACGGGATCCCCACCGTCAATGCCGTGTTGTTGATTCAGCGACATGACCGCATGCGGGGCAGCGACGTGATTGCGGGTTTGCGGGCCATCCCGGAAATCGCCACCTGCGATGTGGTCAGCGGCGAGCTTGATCTCATCGTCAGGGTGGAGGCGCCGGACGCCGCAAGGATCCAGGAGATTTGGAGGCAGGTCTCGGAGTTCCCCGGAGTCCGTGACATCACCACCGCGCTGTCCCTTTCGACCGTGATTGACAGGCAGGTGCCTCGCTGA
- a CDS encoding aspartate ammonia-lyase — MRTSTGHETRIRIERDSLGSLAVPTSALWGIHTERAILNFPISGIQLGTHRHLVRALAVVKKAAALTNTELGLIPDEIGLAIASACDTVASGEVDDAFPVDVIQGGAGTSTNMNANEVIANLALQSLGHPRGSYGVIDPIGHVNKCQSTNDVYPTAVRLALVFALEDLLKQLALLSESFAERGHAFADIPKIGRTQLQDAVPMTLGQEFIAFAVTLEEDQRRLREAAALLRECSLGATAIGTGITADPHYVERVIDKLSAVSGVQLTRAHDFVEATWDTGAFMTFSGALKRTAIKLSKICSDLRLLSSGPQTGLAEIRLPPRQAGSSIMPGKVNPVIPEVINQIAFLVAGADVTVTMAADNGQLQLNAFEPVIAHALLQSLSWLTNGCDVLRELCVTGIEANEALLRSRARASTAQATALLPVLGYAVAAKVAHRALVSGQSVFDIAVSEGLLQPEQVEALMNA; from the coding sequence ATGAGGACCAGCACCGGACATGAAACCAGAATCAGGATCGAACGGGACAGCCTGGGCTCCTTGGCCGTCCCTACATCCGCACTGTGGGGCATCCACACTGAACGGGCGATCCTCAATTTCCCGATCAGCGGCATCCAGCTGGGAACCCACCGTCACCTCGTCCGCGCCCTCGCGGTTGTGAAGAAGGCCGCGGCCCTGACCAACACCGAGCTGGGCCTGATCCCGGACGAGATTGGCTTAGCGATCGCCTCGGCCTGCGACACAGTAGCCTCCGGCGAGGTCGACGACGCGTTCCCCGTGGACGTCATCCAGGGCGGGGCAGGAACCTCGACGAACATGAACGCCAACGAGGTCATCGCCAACCTGGCGCTGCAGTCACTGGGTCACCCCCGGGGGTCCTACGGAGTGATCGACCCGATCGGGCACGTCAACAAATGCCAGTCCACCAATGATGTCTACCCGACAGCCGTGCGCTTGGCCCTCGTGTTCGCACTCGAAGACCTGCTGAAGCAACTGGCCCTGTTGTCCGAATCGTTCGCCGAACGCGGCCACGCATTCGCGGACATCCCCAAAATCGGACGCACGCAATTGCAGGACGCGGTGCCCATGACGCTCGGGCAGGAATTCATTGCCTTCGCCGTCACGCTCGAGGAAGACCAGCGCCGCCTTCGCGAAGCAGCCGCCCTGCTGCGCGAATGCAGCCTCGGCGCCACAGCGATCGGCACCGGCATCACCGCGGACCCGCACTATGTGGAGCGGGTCATCGACAAGCTTTCTGCGGTCAGCGGGGTCCAGTTGACCCGTGCCCACGATTTTGTTGAAGCAACCTGGGATACCGGGGCGTTCATGACGTTCTCCGGGGCACTCAAACGCACTGCCATCAAGCTCTCCAAAATCTGCAGTGACCTGCGCCTGCTGTCCAGCGGACCCCAGACAGGGCTCGCTGAGATCCGGCTGCCCCCGCGGCAAGCGGGCTCCTCGATCATGCCCGGCAAGGTCAACCCGGTCATCCCCGAGGTCATCAATCAGATTGCATTCTTAGTCGCCGGCGCCGATGTCACTGTCACCATGGCAGCTGACAACGGACAGCTTCAGCTGAACGCGTTCGAGCCGGTCATCGCCCACGCCTTACTGCAGTCACTGAGTTGGCTGACGAACGGCTGCGACGTCCTGCGCGAGCTATGCGTCACCGGCATCGAAGCCAACGAAGCGCTGCTTCGGTCCAGGGCACGCGCGTCCACGGCCCAGGCCACGGCGCTGCTGCCCGTCCTGGGGTACGCGGTGGCAGCCAAGGTCGCCCACAGGGCACTCGTCTCGGGGCAGAGTGTCTTCGACATTGCTGTCAGTGAGGGCCTGCTCCAGCCCGAGCAGGTCGAGGCCCTGATGAACGCCTGA
- a CDS encoding aldehyde dehydrogenase family protein — protein MPETAIAETNSEATIKDLVVRNKFDGTVLATLPQCSEADVRVELIRAAASAPAAAAMPRHERGRILDSAAELLQQRSQKVAELIVAEAGKTIKQARKEVSRAVNTLKLSAAETRRNVGEVVPFDSFAGSENRQGWFTREPLGLIAAITPYNDALNLVAHKLGPAIAGGNTVILKPSQLTPLTAILLVDLLREAGLPSDFVTVVLGDRTVAQTIISSKLVRMVSFTGGFATGRAIAANAGIKRLSMELGGNAPVIVFDDADIPAAVEASVSGSFWAAGQNCIGAQRILVQRPVFETFLEAFVTQTATLKTGDPRNEHTDVGPMISHDSAAEAKRKIDEAVAAGAKLLTGGILNGPVLTPAVLTGVPRTCEAWSEELFAPVVLIEAFDTAEEAIELANDSEYALQAGVFTKDLNRALQTAKSIDAGGVMINDSSDYRHDAMPFGGSKYGSMGREGVHFAYEEMTQPKVIAIAS, from the coding sequence GTGCCTGAAACAGCCATCGCCGAGACCAACAGCGAAGCCACCATCAAAGACCTGGTGGTGCGGAACAAGTTTGACGGTACCGTTCTGGCCACCCTTCCCCAATGCAGTGAGGCGGATGTACGCGTCGAGCTCATCCGTGCCGCGGCCTCCGCTCCGGCAGCGGCGGCCATGCCCCGCCACGAGCGCGGACGGATCCTGGATTCCGCTGCGGAACTGTTGCAGCAGCGGTCGCAAAAGGTCGCGGAGTTGATTGTCGCCGAGGCAGGGAAAACCATCAAGCAGGCCCGCAAGGAAGTCTCCCGCGCGGTGAACACGCTCAAGCTGTCGGCAGCGGAAACCCGCCGGAACGTCGGCGAAGTCGTTCCGTTCGACTCGTTCGCAGGTTCGGAGAACCGACAGGGCTGGTTCACCCGTGAACCACTGGGGCTCATCGCAGCGATTACTCCCTATAACGACGCGTTGAACCTGGTGGCCCACAAGCTCGGCCCGGCCATCGCCGGCGGCAACACCGTCATCCTCAAACCCTCCCAGCTGACACCCTTGACGGCCATTCTCCTGGTGGACCTGTTGCGCGAGGCCGGCTTGCCCTCAGACTTCGTCACCGTTGTCCTCGGTGACCGGACAGTCGCGCAAACCATCATCTCCTCCAAACTGGTTCGCATGGTCTCCTTCACCGGAGGATTCGCCACGGGCCGGGCCATCGCCGCGAATGCCGGAATCAAGCGCCTTTCCATGGAACTTGGCGGTAATGCCCCCGTCATCGTCTTCGACGACGCCGACATCCCAGCAGCCGTCGAGGCCAGTGTGTCCGGTTCGTTCTGGGCAGCCGGGCAGAACTGCATCGGCGCACAGCGGATCCTTGTCCAACGCCCAGTGTTCGAGACCTTCCTTGAGGCCTTTGTCACCCAAACCGCCACGCTGAAAACCGGCGACCCCCGCAACGAACACACCGATGTCGGACCGATGATCAGCCACGACTCCGCCGCCGAAGCGAAGCGGAAGATCGATGAGGCCGTAGCGGCCGGGGCGAAACTGCTGACCGGGGGGATCCTTAACGGGCCGGTCCTCACCCCTGCCGTGCTCACCGGAGTGCCCCGGACCTGCGAGGCCTGGAGCGAGGAACTGTTCGCACCGGTCGTCCTAATTGAAGCGTTCGACACCGCTGAGGAAGCCATCGAACTGGCCAACGACAGCGAGTACGCGCTGCAGGCCGGCGTGTTCACCAAGGACCTCAACCGCGCCTTGCAGACCGCCAAATCCATCGACGCCGGCGGTGTCATGATCAACGATTCCTCCGACTACCGACACGACGCCATGCCGTTCGGCGGCTCGAAGTACGGCAGCATGGGCCGCGAAGGCGTCCACTTCGCCTACGAGGAAATGACCCAACCCAAAGTCATTGCGATCGCCTCATGA